A window from Sphingobium sp. EM0848 encodes these proteins:
- a CDS encoding FAD-dependent oxidoreductase yields MASHLVIVGGGPAGMMAGLLFARAGAPVTVLEKHGDFLRDFRGDTVHPSTLELFRELGLRDRLLERRHDKVSELTGRIAGQRLRIADFRRLPVESNFIALMPQWDFLDFVVREAERYPDFTLRMNAEAVGLSHDAAGRVNGVILASGERVPADYVIAADGRRSVLRDAAALPLEDLGAPVDVFWFRLPKAATLENQTMGVFEAGRLFVQIDRRDYWQCAYVFAKGQADAVRARGLPAFREEIARLLPELGAAAGELTDWDQVKLLSVALDRLTRWYRPGLLAIGDAAHAMSPVGGVGINLAIQDAVAAANLMARAMAEGGDVDAIAPRVQQRRLFPTRIIQRAQKMAHDRIIGALLDPEARLLRPPWVVRLLDRCGPLRGIPARLVGLGIRREHIRSPDAGRRV; encoded by the coding sequence ATGGCGTCGCATCTGGTGATCGTCGGGGGCGGGCCTGCGGGCATGATGGCGGGCCTGTTGTTCGCACGGGCAGGCGCGCCGGTCACGGTGCTGGAGAAGCATGGCGATTTCCTGCGCGATTTCCGGGGGGACACGGTGCATCCCTCGACGCTGGAGTTGTTTCGCGAACTTGGCCTGCGCGACAGATTGCTGGAGCGACGGCATGACAAGGTGAGCGAACTCACCGGACGCATCGCCGGGCAGCGGCTGCGGATTGCCGATTTCCGCCGTCTGCCCGTGGAAAGCAACTTCATCGCGCTGATGCCGCAATGGGACTTCCTCGATTTCGTGGTGCGGGAGGCGGAGCGCTATCCCGATTTCACCCTGCGCATGAATGCGGAAGCCGTGGGCCTGAGCCACGATGCGGCGGGACGCGTGAATGGCGTCATTCTGGCGAGCGGCGAACGGGTGCCCGCCGATTATGTCATCGCGGCGGATGGACGGCGCTCCGTGCTGCGCGATGCGGCGGCCCTGCCTCTGGAGGATCTGGGCGCGCCGGTGGATGTCTTCTGGTTCCGCTTGCCCAAGGCGGCGACGCTGGAGAACCAGACCATGGGCGTGTTCGAGGCGGGACGGCTGTTTGTCCAGATCGACCGCCGCGATTATTGGCAGTGCGCCTATGTCTTCGCCAAGGGGCAGGCGGATGCGGTGCGGGCGCGCGGTCTGCCGGCTTTTCGGGAGGAGATTGCCCGTTTGCTGCCGGAATTGGGTGCGGCTGCCGGGGAACTGACGGATTGGGATCAGGTGAAGCTGCTCTCGGTGGCGCTTGATCGGCTGACACGTTGGTATCGGCCCGGATTGCTGGCGATCGGCGATGCGGCCCACGCCATGTCGCCGGTGGGCGGGGTCGGGATCAACCTCGCCATACAGGATGCCGTGGCGGCGGCGAACCTGATGGCGCGGGCCATGGCCGAGGGCGGCGATGTCGATGCTATCGCGCCACGCGTTCAGCAGCGCCGGCTGTTTCCTACGCGGATCATTCAGCGGGCGCAGAAGATGGCGCATGACAGGATCATCGGCGCGCTGCTCGATCCCGAAGCGCGCCTTTTGCGGCCGCCCTGGGTGGTGAGACTGCTCGATCGCTGCGGCCCGTTGCGCGGCATTCCGGCACGGCTTGTCGGTTTGGGCATCCGTCGCGAGCATATCCGCTCGCCTGATGCCGGGAGGCGCGTTTAA